The following DNA comes from Spirulina major PCC 6313.
CCACCCCATCGCCCAATATTTCAGCGCCTAACCGTTGAAGTTGGGCTGTGTTGCTGAAGTATCCTACAAACCTAACCATCCTCGCAAGGATTGCCCAAGTTGATCAGCATCGACCTTAGCCAACTGACCAATTACTTTGATCACCAAACTTTCATGCACTGTATACATGCCTCTTTTGGTTGCGGTTGCTACGTTCAATCCGGCTGCTGCCCACTCAGACAACACAAACTCCCCTACCATTAAGGAACCTGTTTTGCTGGTCAGAGGCGTAATGAGAATATCTTGAGATGGATGTGACGTACTCACAACAACAGCAGGTCTTACCTTTGAAGTCGATAGATCTGAGAATGGGTAGCGCACTAGAATAACGTCATGCTTAGAGTAGCTGGGCATACACATCATCCTCAGCATTATCCCAGACTGCATCAAGTGAGGGTTGGCTTGCGCTCAACCAAAACTCAGCTTCGTCATCGGGTAAAACTGTCACTAACACTCTTACCCCTTCCGGTAATTCTGCTGACTCCAATAGCTCAATTTTTCCTTGCCGAACCGTAGCCCAAAGCGTTTTTAGCATATCTGTTGCATGAAACCCTGTCTTGATTTTATGCCCTAATTCCTGTTTATGCGTTCGGCTTTGTCGTCTCGCAGAGAATCGCCTCACTAACACCCTCAAAGCAATGCTACACAGAACCTTAAGGCAGATCAACCTTTGACACTCACAGATACCTTTGATGTACTGTCTCCACCAGGATATCAAGCAGCCCAACGACCAAGCTCACCGGCGGCAATGGAGCGTAGCGGAATTGCCGTCCGGTGCAGCGCATTGTTAGGCATTTTTCATTCCCATATTTTATCTTTCAGGCTTAAATAGCCTCGATTGTTAATAAATTCCAGTATGCTATCATTATTGGACGCTGGAAATTCAACCACAATTTCGTCAGTAATATGTTTGAGTACCTTCTTGCCAATTACTTTGGCAAACTTCCCACGCATAGCTTTTTCATACCATGCAATCAAATCAGTTTCTGTTATTATGCTCTGTATTTTTGACTTCCAGCCTATTTGGTTTAGAATTGACACTATCAAATTCCGTTCCGCCTCTTTACAAACAATAACTATGCGATCAGAAGAGACCGAGGACACAATATTTTCAGCTAGTTCTTCAGTCAAAGACAAATGCTTTATTTGAATAGCAAGACCAAAATTAGCCCACATATCTAACCCTCTATCAGACGCATTTGTAACTCCAACTCGATTGATGCGTGCCTTCATTTTTAGTATTGGTTCTTTCTCAGACAGAAGCATGACTTTCTTAGCAAAATCCTCAAACTCTGCTAAAATATCGACTTTTGATTTATTGATGCTGACCTCAACACAAACGTCAAGAACTTCCACCAACGCTGAGAATAAAGAATAAACAACAATTTCGTATATCTTATCAATGCTTCTCCTAAGGCCCGGTTCGTGCCAAAATAAACCAAGAAACTCTGCGACATCAAAATTACTAATGTTGTGATTTACGCAATAATCGACACCAGTTGACATTTGCGAATATCGCTGAGCGAATTTTCTGTAAATGTAGGCCTCAACAATACCATTTTTTCTTTTATTTTCCTCACCAAGTAAGAACAAAACATTAGGCGGTGTGGCGTTGTCATTAAAAACATCATCTTGATAACGTGCAGATGATGTACTGGTTCTACCTAAAAAATCTAAACAAACAATATCGCGCCATTTTCGTGATTGTGTTCTGTATGTTGAAAGGTCTTTTAAATCGATGTCTTTTTTTGTTCTATCTCGATAAAGTATTTCAGCAATTTGAATTGGCTTGTACAGGTGGACTCTTGCTTTATCAATTACCTTGTCTAAATATTTCTTTGCTTCTTCAATATTCATTTGGAACCTCCACCTCTTCAAGCATATCAAATAGAGTTGCTTGTATAGCAGGCACTCTAGCGGGTTGCCTTTCATTTAATGCTTTGATTATTTCATAAGCGATAGATTTTATCACGGAGACAGTAACAGAATTTCCGGCAACCTTCCTTACTTGTGAATACGGAATGTTTATTACAAAATCATCAGGAAATCCTTGTAGTCTGAGCATTTCCCTTCCTGTTAGCCTTCTTACTCCATTAACGACAAGATAGTTATAGCTTCCGCCTGCTCTTAAGGCACATGAATATGGTAGTGCGGAAATGTTGCCGCCAATATTTTCATGCCATATGGACGGATACGGAGGGGTTCCTTTTACTGCTTGGAATCTTTTTTGTTTTAAATTTTCAGAAATAAAGTAATTTGCTGGGACATCCTCATCTTTTTCGAGAAATTCTGAAAGGGGTTTATAAAACCCAAGTGGTTTAGGAAATTCAAATTGAATTTTGTCTTTAAAGCCCACAATGTAAATACGTTCCCTTTTTTGAGGGATGCCATAGTCAAGTGAATTTAAAACCTTATGATAAACAGTATATCCTAATCCGTTAAGCTTATCTAAAATTACTTTAAATGTTCTGCCAGAATCGTGTGTTGTTAACCTCTTCACATTTTCAAGTAAAAATACTGTCGGATTTTTTGCTTTCAAAATCGACTCGATATTAAAGAACAATGTTCCTCTTGTATCAGAAAAACCCAGTCCTTTACCCGCTATGCTAAATGGCTGGCAAGGGAACCCAGCAAGTAGAATATCATGGTCAGGAATGTCTTCAGGCTTTATCAAATTAATGTCACCGAATAATTTTTCATTGAAATTTACTTCGTACATAGCCTGCGCATGTTTATCCCATTCAGAAGAAAATACATTTTCACAACCATAATATTGAAATCCTAATCGAATTCCCCCAATGCCAGCAAAAAGGTCTATCGTTTTAAATATATTCGTCACCATTTTTTCCTTTGGTCTATTCTGCCTAACTATGAATTATATGGATTTTTTCCATATAATCACCCGATATAGGGGTTTTATTAAGATTTTATCCGTATAACATCCCCATAGAGGGCGTTATACAGAAATTTTCCGTATAATTCCCGTCTCAGCGTTTTATACGGATTTTTTCTATGACTGCCCCCAACCACCAAAGAAGCGGCTAGACAGGGTGTGAGAGGCGATCCGCCGCAAACATCCGATCGCACCAACAGACAGCGATCGCAGATAGACGGGAAATTGAAGGAGCGCGATCGCATCAACTCCACCCCGAACAATTCACCACTGCGATCAGTACCTACCACCCCATCGCTAAATATTTCAGCGTCTGTTCATGATTGTTACAGCAACAACGGCTCGATTTTAGCTTGCACTTCCTCAATTACACTTTCCGGTGCAACCTCGACAAATTGAATACGACGAGCTTTCCAGTCTAAACATTTGATTTGATCTGCAAGAATAACCCCTTGGATGCGCAAGACAGATGGCAAAAGAACCTCAAAAGGGTATCCTTTTTGTTGTTTTGTAATAGGCATCAACAAAGCCAGAGAGCTTTTCTCATTATAACCGAGAGGCGATATAACAAAGGCTGGTCTATGTCCCCTCTGCTCATGCCCCTTGGTTGGATCAAAGTCCAGATAAACGATGTCTCCCCGGCTCGGAATATGTATTTCTTGTGCTACCAAACTTCATTCCCCACCGCTATGCCGCTATCAATTTCAGTATGGAGATTCTCCGGTGTGATTCCATTGATAAGCTCATCCAGCGAATACCGCTTGCGGTTTCTAGGCTTCATGACTAGCGTTCCATCTACTACACCAAGATCTATTTCAACACCTTCGGTTAAGTGGATCTCCTTGGCCAAATTCTGCGGGATACGAACAGCAAGACTGTTCCCCCACTTTGCAACAGTCGCAACCATAGTTTGAATCTCCATCTAGCGCAACGAACTTGCAGACTCTGCCCGTTTTTAAACAAACATATATACAGAGTATCTACAATATAGCAATGGATCAATTTGTTGGACAAGCATCCTACACAAAGTCATTGGCGACAGTGGGATCAGCTACGTTAGCGGTGTTGTTTCAGCAGGGTCATTATGAACTGCGATCGCAACTTTGCCGCAGATTTGCCGCGCTTCTAATGCCCGGATCGCTGCTGGAGTCTCAGCGAGGGGATAGGTGCGATCGACCCAGGGCACAACTTGACCCGCTTCGACCAGATCCGTCAAACGCTGCAAATCTTCAGGATTCGGCTCGGATACCAGACCTTTGATCGGGTGGCCTGTCCATTTTGCGATCGCTGATCCCAAGAGCATCACCTGAAAAAATCGCGCCGTGGAACCGCCCACGAGGACATAGGTTCCGGAGGGGGTGAGGGCGGGGAGCCAGTCGAATACCGATCGATAGGCGGCGGTGTCGAGGATGAGATCGTAGGGGCCATCTGCGATCGCGGCTTCACCGCTGGCGAAAATGCGATCGTAGCCGTGCGATCGTACCTGTTCCACCTTCGCCGCATTACAAACCCCCGCCACCTCCGCCCCCAACGCTGCCGCGATCTGGAGCGCGAACGACCCCACGCCCCCCGCCGCCCCGTTAATCAGGACCCGTTGCCCCGGTTGCACCTGTCCCACGGTCTGCAACCCTTGCAACGCCGCCAGCGCCGACACCGGAACCGTCGCCGCCGCCTCAAAACCCAGATTCACAGGTTTCAACGCCAACGATGCCGCCGGTACGCAAACATACTCCGCAAACCCGCCAAACCCAGATTCCGACAAGTCCCCATAGACCGCATCCCCTGGCTGAAACTCCGTCACCGCCGTGCCCACGGCTGCCACCCGCCCCGTCATGTTGGAGCCGAGAATCTGGATTTTGGGCGTGAACAAACCACCATAGATCAACCGCACGAGCCAGGGTGTACCGCGCATCAAATGCCAATCCCCGGCATGGACAGAGGTGGCATAGACCCGCACGAGGACTTGATCCGCTGCGGGGCTGGGCTTGGGGACGGTTTGCAACGAGAGGACATCGGGACCACCGTAGCGCGTTTGGGCGATCGCTCGCATCGTCACGGGTTGCTCGGTACGGGATTGAGACGGTGTGAACGCTGGAGCCATAGGAACCTCAAAAATCTAGGGATGGGTAATGGGGACGATGAATCGTGACCCCCTTACGCTTACAGTGTAAGTTTAACTTACGACGTAAGTTTGTCAAGATACAGCTTAGGCAACCCACCTACATCCAATGTCCAACCCTCCATCCTCCCCAACCCAACCCCTCAGCCGCGATCGCATTCTCCACACCGCCCTCCACCTCGTAGACAATGGCGGCATCGCTGCCCTTTCGATGCGTAAACTTGCCGAAGCCCTGGGGGTCAAAGCCATGTCCCTCTATAACCACGTCGCCAACAAAGACGACATCCTCGATGGCATCATCGATCGCGTCATCGGCGAAATTGACCTGCCCCCCCGCGATACCGACTGGCAAACCGCGATGCGCCACCGGGCTTGCTCCGCCCATCGGGTTTTGATGCGCCATCCCTGGGCCGCGTCGGAAATTATGGCGCGGGTGAATGTGGGGCCGGCGATGTTGCGTTACATTGATGCCACGTTGGGCTGCTTGCGGGCGGCGGGGTTTTCCTTTGAATTGGCTGATCAGGCGTGGAATGCGATCGATAGCCACATCTACGGCTTCACCCTCCAGGCGTTAAATTTTCCCTTCGAGGCCGCCGACTACGCCACCGCCGCCGAGCAATATCTCGCGATGATTCCCCCGGAACAATACCCCCACATGAACGCCCTCACCCACCAGGTGATCGCGGGACAGTACGACGGCATTCACTCGTTTGAATTCGGCTTAGATTTAATTTTGCAGGGGTTAGAAACACTGCGCCAAACGGCTCCGTAGGGTGTCGTTCACGAAGCGTAACGCACCGTTGGCTGTGATGCGTGCGGCTCAACGCGATCGCACAATTGTGATCGGGCCGCCACAACGAGATCAAGCGCTGCGGTTCAGTCCCCTACGCCATTAAACGGGCCGTGCCAGAAATGCGGATCGAACTGCCGGGAATGGGGGAAATTTCCGCCCTGAGGAGCGATCGCATCCCCATATCTTCCCCCTGCACCACATCGATCGCGCCCTGATGGGGCCAGCCTAGATCACGAAGATACCCCCCCAATGCTGCCGTAGCCGCCCCTGTGGCCGGGTCTTCATATACGCCCCCGGAGGCGAACGGGTTGCGGGTGTGAAAGCGTTGGGGGGTTTCGGCATAGGCTAACAGAATGGTGATGATCTTGGCTCGCTCCATGAGGACGCGACCGGCTTCGAGGTCGTAGGCCATGGCGGCGAGGGTGTCCCGGCGTTTGAGGCCGAGCAGGAGATGATTCGCCCCGCCGTGGATGTAGGCCGGGGGGAGGTTGGGATCGAGGTCGTCGGGGGTGTAGCCCAAGAGGTGCAGGGCTGCGGCGACCAGTGGCGGCGCGGCGGCGGTGCTGTGGGTGGGGGGAGATTGGAGGGCGGCGGCGATAATGCCGTCCTGTTGATGACCGTCTACGGTGATTGCTGCGTCGTTGAGGATGAGTTTAAACGTGCCGTTGCCCCGTTCCAGGGCTAGGGCTGCACCGAGGGCGATCGTGGCATGGCCACAAAAAGGAACTTCTGAGGCGGGGGAAAAATACCGGACGCGGAAGGCATCGCCTATGGGGGCGGCAAAGGCCGTTTCTGAAAAACCCACATCAGCGGCGATCGCTTTCATCTCCGGTTCGCTCGGATGCTGCGCTGTAATTAAAACCCCGGCAGGATTTCCCCCGATCGCGCCATCGGAAAACGCCGCAATTCTTTGCACCAGGTTTGACAGGGGAATGGGTTGCATATCTCGATGGGTAATCATTGGGTGTGATCGATGGGTTGGGGTTGAAATACTCTACCGCGTGGGACTAACTGCCGCGATCGGTGGGGGGGTTGAAAATTTCGCTGAGGCCTTCTCCCATGAGCGAAAGGCCGGTGACAAGGCAGGTCATCGCTAAACCGGGAAAAAGGGCTGTCCACCAAATCCCCGTCGGCAGGGCATCGAGGGCGAGACGGAGATCGTAGCCCCATTCCGGGATGTCGGGAGGAAGGCCTAAGCCGAGGAAGCCGAGGCCGCCCAGGATCAGGATCGCATCGGCGGCGTTGAGAGTGAAGAGGACGGGGACGCTTTGGATGACGTTGAGGAAGAGGTATTTTGAGAGGATGTGGAGGGGGGAAGCTCCCATGGCGCGGGCGGCTTCGATGAAGAGTTCGGTTTTAACGCTGGTGGTATGGTTGCGAACGACGCGGAAATATTGGGGAACGTAGGAGATACTGAGGGCGATCGCCGCATTAAACACCCCACGCCCCACTACAAACGCCAACGTCACCGACAGAAGGAGACCCGGCAGGGTATAGATCGTATCCATCAAAAAAATCAACAGACGATCCACCCGTCCCCCCAGATAGCCACTCACCAACCCCAAGGGCACACCGATCAGCAGCGAAAGGGTGGTGGCGATCACCACCACATGGAGGGCCGCCCGTGACCCGAAGAGGGTACGGGAAAACACATCATACCCTTGGCGGCTCGTGCCGAACCAATGGGCGGCGCTGGGGGGTTCGTGGAGGGGGTTAGTGAGGAATTCTTGGGGGTCGGCGATCATGCCCCACTGGGCGAGAAGGGGGGCGGAGAGGGCGGTCAGGATAAATAGACCCGTAATCACAGCCCCGATCACCATCAGATGTCGGGAGAGGGAGGGGCGTTTAAAGAACTGCAACCAGCGTGCATTCGAGGCTACCATCGGCAATCCAAAATCATGGGCAAGAACGGCTTTATTCTCCCATTGCTGCGATCGCTTTGGGTACTGTTTGGGCCAGGGTGAGGGGATCGACGGCGAGTTCACTCTCGCTGTGGGCGATGAGGCGACCGGCTTGGGCGTGGCAGGTGGCGGCGGTGGCGGTGATGTGATCGAGGGGGGCGGTGGGTTGAGCGAGGAGGCCACCGAGGAGGCCCGTGAGCACATCGCCGCTGCCGCCACGGGCAAGGGCGGGGGTACTTTCTGGGATGAGCCACAGGTTTCCGTCGGGATGGGCGATCGCCGTGCGTGCCCCTTTGAGCAGGACGATCGCCCCCGTTTGAGCAGCGGCAGCGGTGGGGGCCGTGAAGCGATCGCCCCCGTCCACATCGGGAAACAGGCGGCGAAATTCTCCCAGGTGGGGCGTGAGGATCGTCGGGGCGGGGCGGGTTTGGAGGGTGGCGATCGCGTCGCGTTGGGCCAGCAGATTTAAGCCATCGGCATCGAGGAGCAACGGCACAGGAACTGAGAGGAGCGCAGTGAGGAGATCGGGGACATCCTGAGTTAAGCCGGGGCCGAAGGCGATCGCATCATAACGGCTCAGGTCACAATCCGTCGGCAGCGAGGCGATCGCCCCCGTGGCTGTCTCCGCACACCCGATCACCAACGCCTCCGGAACCTGCGCCACCAAAAGCACCGCGAGGGACTCCGGTACTGCGATCGACAGCATCCCCACCCCACTAGCCCGCGCCCCCAACGCCGCCAGCATCGCACTTCCCCCATAGCGCCGCGACCCACAGATTAACAAAAGATGCCCCTGTTGATATTTATGGGTGACGGGGGGACGGGGAAGGGGCAAGCTAGCGCGGGCCTGGGTTGTCGTCCAAATTTGATGGGGCGGAGTGGAGCCGAGTTCAGCGGCGATCGCCTGGGGGGGAATGCCAAACTCCACCAACTGCACCGCCCCCAAATAGGGCAAGGCCGCCTCTTGAAAACAGGCCCGCTTCCACAGTCCTAAACAGAGCGTCTCCGTAGCCCGCACCGCCACCCCCAACACCGCCCCCGTATCCGTATGAATCCCCGACGGCAAATCAATACTGATCACAGGGGTTTGGCTCTCGTTGAGGGCGGTAATCTCAGCCGCGAGATCCCCCGCGATCGCCCGCGTCAAACCGAACCCAAACAGCCCATCAATAATCAGATCACAATGGATCAACTCCGCCAGGCTTGAGACGGTGGGAATCTGTACATAGGCGGCATAGGTGCGATGCTGCGCGGTCAAGGGCTTGCAGCGCGAAAACGGGCAATACAGCAAAACCGAACGGCCCATTAATGCCAATTCTCGCGCCACCACGAGAGCATCGCCGCCATTATGGCCAGGGCCGACGAAGATACCGAAGGACTGCGATCGCGCCCCCACCGCACTGGCTAAAATGCGTTGCACCATCAGCCCGCCCACCTTCTCCATCAACGCCGCCACCGGCATTTCTGCCCCAAACAGTTGCAACTCAATTCGGCGCATCTGGTCAGCCGTTACAATGGGATACTGTCGATTCATGGGGTTTATTGATAGCTCAGCACCTAACGCAATTCTTGTAGCACAGGATCAGCCTCAAGCATCACAACTCAGAGTTATTTCAGGCACGCCTGTATAATAGTCACAGTCTAGGCTTAATCCTTTCAAGTCACCCATGTATCGAGCCGGAATCGCTTCGGCAACGTGAGCCAGCCAGAAGATCCGGCAGGCTGAAGGATTTTGAGTCTTTTGCGGCAGCAACGCGATCGCAACCCAGCCCTTTTTGATCGGATTCAAACCACTTTAGTCCATTGTGGCTATTTTGAATTTTGTTAAAAAATAAAAAAAATTATGAACATTTAACAATATTCAAATCAGGTCAAAAGTCTAGAAGCTAAAGGGTATCACCGAATACGATACGATGGGATCTTACCCATCCCATAGATACTGATTTCGTCATTCGTCGATTTGCACGTTCTCTGATTGTCATTTCCAAATGTCCTATCAATCAAGTCTAAAGCAGATCAGCGCCCACAAAACACGCCAGGTTGCTCTATTTTTGTTAATCTTTCTTGATCAAGTCACGATCGGTAGACCTCCCTCGTCAAACAAACATGAGTCTTGAAAAAAAATCCCAGTTATCCCATGCCAAGCAATGGAATTCAAAAAAGGTATTCGTACTGATTGCCTTAATTGTTTTGGGATTTTTGGGGAACTACTATAAGATTTCTTTATTTTTTGGTGTTGATTTTATTTTCGGAGAAATTGCAGTTTTTCTCGTTCTGTACTTTTATGGCTGGATGTGGGGCAGTCTGGCCGGACTGGTGGCTGGTTTTTGTACCTATATTTTGTGGAATCATCCCTATGCGGTGATCATTTTTACCCTTGAAGCTATTTTTGTGGGATGGGGGTTACAGCGCCGCCAGTGGAACATGGTTTCCTTGGTTTTATTCTATTGGCTATTGATCGGCATTCCACTGGTGGTGATTTTTTATGGTGGCCTCTTGCCGATGTCCACCAATGGTGTCATTTTAGTGGCCCTAAAACAACCCGTTAATGCGATCGCCAACGTCTTAATAGCGCAATTATTCATTTATTTACTGCCCCTCTTTCCTTATTTTAAATATCAACGTTCCCATGGCACTCGCCTCTTTCAGGAATTATTGCTCACTGTTTTTATAGCCTTTGTCTTTTTCCCATCTCTCTTTGTGATGGTCCTTAATGCTCAACAGTCTTTGACGAACTTAGAAACTGAAATTCAAACCGAATTAGACGTAGCATCCTACCCTTTAATTAATAATCTTAATTTTTGGTACGACCAGCATGAAGATGCGATCGCCAACCTCACAACCGCTAGCCAAACGGCCACCCCAGAACAACTGCAACTCGCATTGAGAACAACGCAACAAAACCTACCCTCCCTCAGCCAAATCACACTGTGGGATGGCAATCAAAACACCATCGCCAGCACCTCCCCCCTAGACACCCCCAACCTCACACCGTTCACCCCCCCCCTAGACACCCTCAAGCAACCCCAAGCCCGTTTAGAGCTTGGGACGAGCGATCGCCCCCCCCAACTGCACTTTTACTATCCCGTCCTCGCGGATCTCGACCCATCCACCACCGCCCCCCCCGTCATCCATGCCCGGCTCAACCTCCAGCATGTCACCGAACTCCTCCGCAGCAAAAACAGGATCGG
Coding sequences within:
- a CDS encoding NAD(P)-dependent alcohol dehydrogenase: MAPAFTPSQSRTEQPVTMRAIAQTRYGGPDVLSLQTVPKPSPAADQVLVRVYATSVHAGDWHLMRGTPWLVRLIYGGLFTPKIQILGSNMTGRVAAVGTAVTEFQPGDAVYGDLSESGFGGFAEYVCVPAASLALKPVNLGFEAAATVPVSALAALQGLQTVGQVQPGQRVLINGAAGGVGSFALQIAAALGAEVAGVCNAAKVEQVRSHGYDRIFASGEAAIADGPYDLILDTAAYRSVFDWLPALTPSGTYVLVGGSTARFFQVMLLGSAIAKWTGHPIKGLVSEPNPEDLQRLTDLVEAGQVVPWVDRTYPLAETPAAIRALEARQICGKVAIAVHNDPAETTPLT
- the mazF gene encoding endoribonuclease MazF, with the translated sequence MVAQEIHIPSRGDIVYLDFDPTKGHEQRGHRPAFVISPLGYNEKSSLALLMPITKQQKGYPFEVLLPSVLRIQGVILADQIKCLDWKARRIQFVEVAPESVIEEVQAKIEPLLL
- a CDS encoding AbrB/MazE/SpoVT family DNA-binding domain-containing protein; translation: MVATVAKWGNSLAVRIPQNLAKEIHLTEGVEIDLGVVDGTLVMKPRNRKRYSLDELINGITPENLHTEIDSGIAVGNEVW
- a CDS encoding PhzF family phenazine biosynthesis protein; the encoded protein is MITHRDMQPIPLSNLVQRIAAFSDGAIGGNPAGVLITAQHPSEPEMKAIAADVGFSETAFAAPIGDAFRVRYFSPASEVPFCGHATIALGAALALERGNGTFKLILNDAAITVDGHQQDGIIAAALQSPPTHSTAAAPPLVAAALHLLGYTPDDLDPNLPPAYIHGGANHLLLGLKRRDTLAAMAYDLEAGRVLMERAKIITILLAYAETPQRFHTRNPFASGGVYEDPATGAATAALGGYLRDLGWPHQGAIDVVQGEDMGMRSLLRAEISPIPGSSIRISGTARLMA
- a CDS encoding HaeII family restriction endonuclease, which translates into the protein MNIEEAKKYLDKVIDKARVHLYKPIQIAEILYRDRTKKDIDLKDLSTYRTQSRKWRDIVCLDFLGRTSTSSARYQDDVFNDNATPPNVLFLLGEENKRKNGIVEAYIYRKFAQRYSQMSTGVDYCVNHNISNFDVAEFLGLFWHEPGLRRSIDKIYEIVVYSLFSALVEVLDVCVEVSINKSKVDILAEFEDFAKKVMLLSEKEPILKMKARINRVGVTNASDRGLDMWANFGLAIQIKHLSLTEELAENIVSSVSSDRIVIVCKEAERNLIVSILNQIGWKSKIQSIITETDLIAWYEKAMRGKFAKVIGKKVLKHITDEIVVEFPASNNDSILEFINNRGYLSLKDKIWE
- a CDS encoding ABC transporter permease, which translates into the protein MVASNARWLQFFKRPSLSRHLMVIGAVITGLFILTALSAPLLAQWGMIADPQEFLTNPLHEPPSAAHWFGTSRQGYDVFSRTLFGSRAALHVVVIATTLSLLIGVPLGLVSGYLGGRVDRLLIFLMDTIYTLPGLLLSVTLAFVVGRGVFNAAIALSISYVPQYFRVVRNHTTSVKTELFIEAARAMGASPLHILSKYLFLNVIQSVPVLFTLNAADAILILGGLGFLGLGLPPDIPEWGYDLRLALDALPTGIWWTALFPGLAMTCLVTGLSLMGEGLSEIFNPPTDRGS
- a CDS encoding DNA cytosine methyltransferase translates to MVTNIFKTIDLFAGIGGIRLGFQYYGCENVFSSEWDKHAQAMYEVNFNEKLFGDINLIKPEDIPDHDILLAGFPCQPFSIAGKGLGFSDTRGTLFFNIESILKAKNPTVFLLENVKRLTTHDSGRTFKVILDKLNGLGYTVYHKVLNSLDYGIPQKRERIYIVGFKDKIQFEFPKPLGFYKPLSEFLEKDEDVPANYFISENLKQKRFQAVKGTPPYPSIWHENIGGNISALPYSCALRAGGSYNYLVVNGVRRLTGREMLRLQGFPDDFVINIPYSQVRKVAGNSVTVSVIKSIAYEIIKALNERQPARVPAIQATLFDMLEEVEVPNEY
- a CDS encoding TetR/AcrR family transcriptional regulator, with the protein product MSNPPSSPTQPLSRDRILHTALHLVDNGGIAALSMRKLAEALGVKAMSLYNHVANKDDILDGIIDRVIGEIDLPPRDTDWQTAMRHRACSAHRVLMRHPWAASEIMARVNVGPAMLRYIDATLGCLRAAGFSFELADQAWNAIDSHIYGFTLQALNFPFEAADYATAAEQYLAMIPPEQYPHMNALTHQVIAGQYDGIHSFEFGLDLILQGLETLRQTAP
- a CDS encoding type II toxin-antitoxin system PemK/MazF family toxin; the protein is MPSYSKHDVILVRYPFSDLSTSKVRPAVVVSTSHPSQDILITPLTSKTGSLMVGEFVLSEWAAAGLNVATATKRGMYTVHESLVIKVIGQLAKVDADQLGQSLRGWLGL
- a CDS encoding bifunctional ADP-dependent NAD(P)H-hydrate dehydratase/NAD(P)H-hydrate epimerase; this encodes MNRQYPIVTADQMRRIELQLFGAEMPVAALMEKVGGLMVQRILASAVGARSQSFGIFVGPGHNGGDALVVARELALMGRSVLLYCPFSRCKPLTAQHRTYAAYVQIPTVSSLAELIHCDLIIDGLFGFGLTRAIAGDLAAEITALNESQTPVISIDLPSGIHTDTGAVLGVAVRATETLCLGLWKRACFQEAALPYLGAVQLVEFGIPPQAIAAELGSTPPHQIWTTTQARASLPLPRPPVTHKYQQGHLLLICGSRRYGGSAMLAALGARASGVGMLSIAVPESLAVLLVAQVPEALVIGCAETATGAIASLPTDCDLSRYDAIAFGPGLTQDVPDLLTALLSVPVPLLLDADGLNLLAQRDAIATLQTRPAPTILTPHLGEFRRLFPDVDGGDRFTAPTAAAAQTGAIVLLKGARTAIAHPDGNLWLIPESTPALARGGSGDVLTGLLGGLLAQPTAPLDHITATAATCHAQAGRLIAHSESELAVDPLTLAQTVPKAIAAMGE